A region from the Mercenaria mercenaria strain notata chromosome 7, MADL_Memer_1, whole genome shotgun sequence genome encodes:
- the LOC123554758 gene encoding LOW QUALITY PROTEIN: protein Mo25-like (The sequence of the model RefSeq protein was modified relative to this genomic sequence to represent the inferred CDS: inserted 2 bases in 1 codon; substituted 3 bases at 3 genomic stop codons), whose amino-acid sequence MPLFGKSQKSPQELVKSLKESLAALTRETGKTKLEKASEDVSKNLAAIKTVLYGTENQEPQTDQVAQLAQEMYDCNMLYLLVQNLGKIDFEGKKDVAQIFNNMLRRQIGTRTPTVDHLGPRKEILLELMKGYESQEIALTCGMMLRECCRYEQLAKTMLYSDQFFNFFTYVEVSTFDVASDAFSTFKELLTKHKMLAANFLEANYEKVFEPYQRLLNSENYVTRRQALKLLXXLLLDQHNFTIMTRYISNTHLLXDMMNMLREKSRNIQFEAFHVXKVFVANPNKPKPILDILLRNKDKLVDFLTKFHTDRSDDEQFNDEKAYLIKQIKELKPTDET is encoded by the exons ATGCCTTTGTTTGGAAAGTCACAGAAAAGTCCACAGGAGTTGGTGAAGTCACTGAAAGAAAGTCTAGCTGCTCTGACTCGTGAGACAGGAAAGACTAAACTGGAAAAG GCCAGTGAAGATGTATCCAAGAATCTTGCAGCAATTAAGACAGTTCTTTATGGTACTGAGAACCAGGAGCCACAAACAGACCAGGTGGCACAGCTGGCACAGGAAATGTACGACTGTAACATGTTGTACCTACTTGTACAGAACCTGGGCAAAATAGATTTTGAG GGGAAAAAAGATGTTGCCCAGATTTTCAACAACATGTTGAGGCGTCAGATCGGCACAAGAACCCCGACAGTTGACCATCTTGGTCCCAGAAAGGAAATACTGTTAGAACTAATGAAAGG ATACGAGAGCCAAGAAATAGCTTTGACATGTGGAATGATGTTACGAGAGTGCTGCAGGTATGAGCAGCTGGCGAAGACAATGTTGTATAGTGATCAGTTCTTCAATTTCTTCACATATGTTGAGGTGTCGACGTTTGACGTTGCCTCAGATGCTTTCTCTACATTCAAG GAGTTGTTAACCAAACATAAGATGCTTGCGGCTAATTTTCTGGAAGCTAATTATGAGAAAGTGTTCGAACCCTATCAGAGGTTACTGAACTCtgagaattatgtgactagaagACAGGCACTGAAG TTGCTTTGATAGTTACTGTTAGATCAGCACAACTTTACCATAATGACACGGTACATCAGTAACACTCATCTCCT TGATATGATGAACATGCTGAGAGAAAAGAGCCGGAATATACAGTTTGAAGCCTTCCATGTCTAA aaa GTATTCGTTGCCAACCCCAACAAACCGAAGCCCATCCTCGACATTTTACTACGGAACAAAGACAAACTGGTTGACTTTCTCACCAAGTTTCACACAGATCGCTCTGACGATGAACAATTTAATGATGAAAAAGCCTActtaattaagcaaataaaagaattaaaaccGACAGATGAAACGTAA